In Flavobacterium hankyongi, the genomic window TATCTACTTTAGTGTTTTTTTTTGCATCTCTTAAATGTAATAGGCATGTGTTTACTGCAATTCTGTACAACCAAGTGCTTACTTGAGATTCACCTCTAAATTTTGGTAAATTCTCCCAAACTTTAATGAAGACTTCCTGCATTAAATCATCGGCTTGCATGCTATCTCCTGTATAACCTAAACATAGACGGTGAACTTTTTGAGAATAATCGGTGTAGATTTGTTTAAATTGATTTTCCACAGATATCTAGTTGGTTATTTTGAACCTAAAAATAAATCAATTTCGTTATAAAACCATTGTGGTTGGTCGTACATAATAAAATGTTTTGCATCTGCTACTTTTATAGTTTTATTTTTAAGTTCAGCATATTGTAAATTATACTCTTTTTCACTTGCTTCTTTTGTTTCCCAAAGACTTGCAATAACTAGAATGGGTTGTTTTATTTTAGCAATTTCTTTTCTTAAGTCAGTAGTAGACATTTCTACAATTGTACTTCCTAAAGTTGTTCTGTCACTTTTAAAACTCCACTCAGCAATTTGCTTAGCTCTCACTGAATCATTTACTTGATATAGCATTTGTTTAGTCATGTTTTTTACATAACCTTCTGCGGGTAATGATTTGAAGTTTTTAATAACTGCTTCTTTATTAAATTGAGGGTTAGCTTTAACAGCATCTGCAGTTGTTTCTGGTTTGCCTACAGCAGATACAAAAGGAAGTCCATCAACACAAATGCTTTTGCCAAACAAATCTGGTTCTGTGCTTTGTAGCCATAGTGTCATAAAAGCGCCTAAACTATGACCAATTAGCATTGGTTTTTTTAGTTTGTTATCCTTTACATATAGGATAATTTCGTTACGAACTGTTTTTAGAATTTCGTCATTTTGGATAGGTTTTGCTTCTCCAAAACCTGCAATTGTGATAACGTGTAATTGATAATTATTTTTTAAATGATCAACAGTTTCGTTCCATACTTCACCACTACATGAATAACCTGGGATTAAAATTATTGGATTTCCTTTTCCAATTACTTTTACTTCAAATGATTGTTGTTTTTGAGCAAATACATTTATAAATGCAAAG contains:
- a CDS encoding alpha/beta fold hydrolase — encoded protein: MKSTIQKNKKVIILVLAIFAFINVFAQKQQSFEVKVIGKGNPIILIPGYSCSGEVWNETVDHLKNNYQLHVITIAGFGEAKPIQNDEILKTVRNEIILYVKDNKLKKPMLIGHSLGAFMTLWLQSTEPDLFGKSICVDGLPFVSAVGKPETTADAVKANPQFNKEAVIKNFKSLPAEGYVKNMTKQMLYQVNDSVRAKQIAEWSFKSDRTTLGSTIVEMSTTDLRKEIAKIKQPILVIASLWETKEASEKEYNLQYAELKNKTIKVADAKHFIMYDQPQWFYNEIDLFLGSK